One stretch of Daphnia pulicaria isolate SC F1-1A chromosome 8, SC_F0-13Bv2, whole genome shotgun sequence DNA includes these proteins:
- the LOC124312520 gene encoding neuropeptide-like protein 31, whose protein sequence is MNCTTLSLSLCVLLAVVAAIVVDGASHENRQRRGLFSGLLGGGGYGQQHGGYDNQGYGGYENQGYGYSGYNQGYGGYNQGYGGYGGGY, encoded by the exons atgAATTGTACTACCCTG AGTCTGAGTCTTTGCGTCCTGCTGGCCGTTGTGGCCGCAATCGTCGTCGATGGCGCCTCCCATGAGAATCGCCAACGACGCGGCCTCTTCAGTGGACTCCTAGGAGGTGGAGGCTACG GTCAACAGCATGGAGGCTATGATAACCAAGGATACGGAGGGTACGAAAACCAAGGATACGGATACAGCGGATACAATCAGGGGTACGGCGGATATAACCAAGGATACGGGGGTTACGGCGGTGGTTATTAA
- the LOC124312390 gene encoding LOW QUALITY PROTEIN: ribosome biogenesis protein BMS1 homolog (The sequence of the model RefSeq protein was modified relative to this genomic sequence to represent the inferred CDS: substituted 1 base at 1 genomic stop codon) has translation MKKKGARMEDHVEDKKKAHRERRAGRKADKKKVKDPHVQEMDARQRNPKAFAIQSVAKAQKHFHRAQDLETKKQHIPLVDRTPLEPPPIMVAIAGPPKVGKTTLLQALIKNFTRQNITSMQGPVTIVTGKKRRVTFMECNNDINSMIDIAKVADLVLLLTDASFGFEMEIFEFLNICQVHGFPRVMGVLTHLDMFKNNKQLKKTKKVLKHRFXTEVYQGAKLFYLSGQLHGTYPKNEIKNLGRFISVMKFLPLLWRSTHPYVLVDRLEDMTPPSRLHENPKYNRDICLYGFVRGVHLRKHCPIHIPGCGDFRLKDVSFLPDPCPLPDKLKKRSLVEKEKLIYAPMSGVGGIIYDKDSIYIELGGSHSHSKQDGPTNPKSEMISSLMKLQRTLDVQMSESKVEGPTLTQAEILAARFWLPDSIKKPVRLPS, from the exons atgaaaaaaaagggagcaaGGATGGAGGACCATGTTGAGGACAAGAAAAAGGCCCACCGGGAACGCCGTGCTG GGCGCAAAGCggacaagaaaaaagtcaaGGATCCGCACGTTCAAGAAATGGATGCCCGTCAGCGTAACCCCAAGGCTTTTGCTATCCAGTCAGTAGCCAAGGCTCAGAAACATTTTCACAG ggCCCAAGATTTGGAAACGAAAAAGCAGCATATTCCATTAGTAGACAGGACTCCATTAGAACCCCCACCGATCATGGTAGCCATTGCTGGCCCACCCAAAGTTGGAAAAACCACTCTACTCCAAGCTCTAATAAAAAACTTTACACGACAGAATATCACATCCATGCAGGGGCCCGTAACCATCGTCACGG GTAAAAAACGAAGGGTGACTTTTATGGAATGCAATAACGACATCAACTCAATGATAGACATCGCGAAAGTGGCTGACCTTGTTCTGCTTTTGACTGATGCTTCGTTTGGctttgaaatggaaatttttgaatttctcaacATCTGTCAG GTGCATGGATTCCCCCGAGTAATGGGCGTTCTGACTCATCTGGACATGTTCAAGAATAACAAACAactgaaaaaaactaaaaaagttttgaagcaCAGATTTTGAACAGAAGTTTACCAGGGAGCAAAATTGTTTTACCTTTCTGGTCAACTCCACGGAACCTACCCTAAAAACGAGATCAAGAACCTCGGCCGCTTTATCTCGGTCATGAAATTCCTACCTCTGTTGTGGAGATCGACTCATCCTTACGTCTTGGTGGACCGATTGGAAGACATGACACCTCCCAGTCGATTACACGAGAATCCCAAATACAATCGGGACATCTGCCTTTACGGTTTCGTGCGTGGTGTCCACTTGAGAAAACACTGCCCCATCCACATCCCAGGCTGTGGTGATTTCCGCCTTAAagatgtttcttttcttcccgaTCCTTGCCCTTTACcggataaattgaaaaaacgtTCGCTTGTCGAAAAAGAGAAGCTGATCTATGCCCCCATGTCTGGGGTGGGCGGTATCATCTACGACAAGGATTCCATCTACATTGAGCTTGGCGGCAGTCACTCGCACTCCAAACAGGATGGCCCTACAAATCCTAAATCAGAGATGATCTCGTCGCTGATGAAGTTGCAAAGGACGCTGGATGTACAGATGTCTGAATCAAAAGTAGAAGGACCTACTCTGACTCAGGCGGAAATTTTGGCTGCCCGATTTTGGCTGCCCGATTCCATTAAGAAACCCGTTCGGCTGCCCAGCTGA